A window of the Eubalaena glacialis isolate mEubGla1 chromosome 9, mEubGla1.1.hap2.+ XY, whole genome shotgun sequence genome harbors these coding sequences:
- the ARHGEF39 gene encoding rho guanine nucleotide exchange factor 39, giving the protein MESPGPSARCPVQEQRARWERKRACTARELLETERRYQEQLGLVATYFVGILRAKGTLRPPERQALFGPWELIYGASQELLPYLEGGRWGQGLEGFCPHLELYTQFAANAERSRTTLQEQLKKNKRFRRFVRLQEGRPEFGGLQLQDLLPLPLQRLQQYENLAIALAENTGPNSPDHEQLTRAARRISETAQRVHTISQKQKNDQHLQRVQALLSGRQAKGLVSGRWFLRQGWLLVVPPRGEPRPRMFFLFSDALLMAKPRPPLHLLQSGTFACQALYPMAECQLHRVFGHSGGPCGGLLSLSFPHEKLLLMSTDQEELSHWHHSLTLASSSQKN; this is encoded by the exons ATGGAGAGCCCGGGCCCCAGCGCACGGTGCCCGGTGCAAGAGCAGCGTGCCCGTTGGGAGCGGAAACGCGCCTGCACTGCCCGGGAGCTGCTGGAGACCGAGCGGCGCTACCAGGAACAGCTGGGGCTGGTGGCCACG TACTTCGTGGGGATTCTGAGAGCCAAGGGCACCCTGCGACCACCAGAGCGCCAGGCCCTGTTTGGGCCCTGGGAGCTCATTTACGGCGCCAGCCA AGAGCTGCTTCCCTACCTCGAAGGAGGGCGCTGGGGACAGGGGCTGGAGGGCTTCTGCCCCCACCTGGAGCTCTACACCCAATTTGCTGCCAACGCTGAGAGGTCCCGGACCACCCTGCAG GAGCaattaaagaagaacaaacgTTTCCGGAGGTTTGTGCGACTTCAGGAAGGTCGCCCTGAGTTTGGGGGCCTTCAGCTCCAGGacctgctccctctgcctctgcagAGGCTCCAGCA GTATGAGAATCTTGCCATTGCTTTGGCTGAAAACACAGGTCCCAACAGCCCTGACCATGAACAGCTCACAA GGGCTGCCCGGCGGATAAGTGAGACTGCCCAGAGAGTCCACACCATCAGTCAGAAACAGAAGAATGACCAGCACCTCCAGCGTGTCCAGGCTCTGCTCAGTGGACGGCAGGCAAAGGGGCTTGTCTCAG GTCGCTGGTTCCTACGCCAGGGTTGGCTGCTGGTGGTGCCTCCCCGAGGGGAGCCTCGGCCCCGAatgttcttcctcttctctgatGCACTCCTCATGGCCAAGCCTCGACCTCCATTGCATCTGCTGCAGAGTGGCACCTTTGCTTGCCAGGCCCTCTACCCCATGGCCGAGTGTCAACTCCACAGGGTCTTTGGCCACTCAGGAGGCCCCTGTGGTGGACTGCTCAGT CTGTCCTTTCCCCACGAGAAGCTACTGCTTATGTCCACAGACCAGGAGGAGCTGTCGCACTGGCACCACAGTCTGACTTTGGCCAGCAG CAGCCAGAAGAACTAG